The Candidatus Neomarinimicrobiota bacterium genomic interval ATTATTATCTGGATCCCGATACACGTATTGATGTCTACTGGCCGGCAGCTACGAGGAATTACTTTTTGACAGCCACCTGGCACATCAAAGCCGGGTTATGAAGGAATCAGTTCGTACTCCCAGTGTTTCAGGCTTCCCAGGGAAAAGACATGGGGTATCCCCTTCTTTTTAAGAAGGTCCACGGCTAGGGACGATTTGAGTCCGTTCTGGCAATATACTACAACAATTTTATGCTTGGGAATGGTATGAGCTTTTTTTTCTAATTGTGAAAAAGGCAATGAATGAGCACCGGGGATGTGTCCTTCTATATACCGGCCCGGAGATCTCAGATCCAGAATAAAAAGATCCTCCGGTGTATTCTGAAATATTTCATGTAATTTTTGTCCGTGAATGACAGGAAAAGATTTTATTCTGTCAGGCATGAGATTTTATCTGTTTTGAAATTTAGCAGCTTTTACCGTATTCACCATGAGCATCGCAATCGTCATGGGGCCTACACCACCGGGAACGGGGGTGATGGCAGAGGCAATCTCGGCCGCTTCATCAAATTTCACATCACCTGTCAGGCGATACCCTTTTTCTGTTGAGGGGTCATCCACGCGGTTCATGCCCACATCGATCACAACCGCACCGGGTTTGATCATATCCCCGGTAATAAATTCCGGTACACCGGCTGCTACAATCAGAACATCCGCCATCCGTGTAATAGAACCCATGTCCTGAGTCCGCGTATGGCAAATGGTTGCCGTGGCATTGGCATGCTTCTTTTTTTGATACAGCATATTCAGCATCGGTTTACCTACAATGTTGCTCCGTCCCACAACGACGGCATGTTTCCCTTCCAGGGATATCTTATAGTAACGGAGAATTTCCATGATACCCGCGGGTGTACACGGCTGAAAACCCTCTTCATCCAGAATCAGCCGTCCCACATTCTCAGGGTGAAAACCGTCTACATCCTTTTCCGGACGGATACGGTGAATGATTTCAGAAGCATTGAGCTGTTTGGGCAAAGGCATCTGAACCAGAATTCCGTGGAATTTCAGATCATGGTTCAGTTTATCAATAATAGTATTCAATTCCCTTTGGGATACATCTTCCGGCAGGGTGATAGTTTCAGAAAATATCCCCAACTTTTCGCAGGTCCGGCCTTTATTTCTAACATATACCTTTGATGCCGGATCTTCTCCCACTAAAACCACGGCCAGCCCGGGATAGATATTCTCCTTTTTCAGAGCTTCCACCTCTTGTTTTACCGATTCTCTAACGGATTTGGCTACATCTTTTCCGTTTAAAAGCATCGCTTTCATGGTGTCTCCTCTCACTTATTTCGCATAGCTGACGGACCGGTGTTCCCGGATAACCGTCACTTTAATCTGTCCCGGATAGGTCATTTCATTCTGAATTTTTCCGGCAATATCATCTGCCAGCAGATCGGCATCTCTGTCGTCCACAGAGCTCTGTTCCACCATCACACGGACTTCCCGTCCGGCCTGAATGGCGTATGTTTTACTCACACCGGAAAAACCGTTTGAAATTTCTTCCAGTTTTTCCATCCGGTGAATATAGCTTTCCAGTGTTTGTCCCCTTGCACCACGACGGGAACCACTGATGGCATCAGCCGCCTGAACAAGGGCTGAAATGGGGTGAATCTTTTCCACTTCATCGTGATGGCTTTCAATGGCATTCACCACGATCTGGTTCTCACCGTTCCGGCGGGCAATTTCACCACCGATCAGGGCATGGGTTCCTTCAACATTTCGGTCGTATGCCTTCCCCAAATCATGTAAAAAACCCGCCCGTTTGGCCAGAGTTCCGTCAAAGCCAAGTTCTACAGCCATCAAACCTGCAAGCCAGCCCACTTCAATGGAGTGTTTCAGCACATTCTGTCCATAACTGGTCCGATATTTCAGCCGGCCGATAAAATGCATCATTTCGGGATTCAGGGGTGGAAGTTCCAGTTCCATCAGTGCATCCTGAGCTGCCTGAATGATGGATTCTTCAATTTCCTTTGTAGCCTTTTCTATCATTTCTTCGATCCGCGCGGGATGGATACGGCCGTCCTGAATCAATTTTTCCAGAGCTATCCGTGCTGTTTCACGGCGAATGGGATCAAATCCGCTCAGGACCACAGCTTCCGGTGTATCATCCACTATCAGTTCCACGCCTGTCAGTGATTCAAAGTGACGAATATTCCGTCCCTCGCGTCCAATCACCCGCCCTTTCATCTGTTCGTTGGGTAAATTTACAACGGTCACTGTTGTTTCCGCCGTATGATCAGCCGCCGAGCGCTGAATAGCTTCAATGATAATTTTCTTGGCTTCCTTATTGGCATTCAGCAGAGCCTGTTCCCGAATCTCCTTCACCTTCACCTGAGCATCCATCCGGGCTTTTTCAATCATGCTGTTCATGAGGATTTCCTTAGCCTCATCAGCACTCAGCCCGCCGATTTCCTCCAGTTTGGCTTGTTGCAGGCGAATCAGATTCTCGATCTCTTCAGCCCGTTGTTCCAGTTTTTTATCCTTTTTCCGAAGTTCATCCTCCTGCTTCTGAATGTTGTCGTACCGCTGGTCGAGGAAATCACTACGCCGCTCAAGGTTGCTCTCCTTTTTCAGGATTTCCTTTTCCGCTTCCCGAACATCTTTGAGTTTCTGTTTATACTCTTCCTCGGCATTCTGTTTAATGCGAAGGGCTTCATCCTTCGCTTCCAGAATCCGTTCCTTCTTAATGCTTTCCCCTTCTTTACGGGCATTTTCCAGCATATCCTGGATATGATTTTTCAATCCTCCCAGTTTAATACGGACATAAAGCCAGTAAATCAGGAAGCCTACTAAAAAGGATACCGTTGAACAAATAATAATATTAAGCATCGGTCATCTCCCGGTTAAAACCAGGAAAACCGGGCCTCTGCAGATAAAATCAGGTCTCGCTCAAAGAACGGTCAATCATGAGAATCAATTCCCGGGATTTTTGTTCCACACTGTCTAAAAGACTTTCGTGTTCATCCCGATATTCCAGATATTCGCCGGCAATGTTCATTGCCGCCAGAACAGCTATTTTATGAACAGCGGCGGAGGATGACATATTGGCACCGACTTCGTGCATCCTGTCATTTACCAGGGCGGCGATGCGTTTCAACTGCTCCACATCCACCTTGCCCCGCACCGGGTAGTCCTGACCATAAATTTTCAGAACAACCGATTTTTCTTCATTCTCCACGCTCATGGTTTAATTCCGCCTGTGCTTTCAGTTCCTCGTCAATCCATCCCGATATTTTCCGGAGACTTGTTTGAATTTTTCTCACAGCCTCGTGGATTTCGGGGGTTGGTTGATTTCGGGACTGACGAAGGCGAAGATTCTCCTCTTTTACAGACTGCAGATGTTCCACCAGCAGATGTAATTTGATTTCCAGTTCTTCAAGAGCCCTGATGTCCATTATCTGAGTTGAGCTCCATATTTCCTGATCAGTATGTTAAATATTTTTTCCATGATGCGGTCCACGTCCTGATCTTCAAGAGTCCTTTCATCACTCTGGAACCAAAGCCGGTAAGATAGGGCTTTCTTTCCGGGAGTGAGTTTTTGATCATCCATGAATTGATCATAGACAACCACATCCTTCAGAAATTTACTTCCTTTTTGATGAATTTCCTTCATCAGAGTTTCAGATTCCATGTTTTTATCAACAACAATGGAAATGTCCCGGGTCATAGAGGGATAAGGTGAAACCGGTTTGTATTTGAAAACCTCTTTCCGAAGTTCAAAAATCTCATCCAGTTTCAGCTCCAGAATGACCACCGGATATTCCAGCGGGTATTTATTCAGAAATTCGGGGTTATATTCACCGATTATTCCAATCCGTGTTTTACCCGAATAGATATCCATTAAAATGCGATATCGGTCTGTATCAAAATCTGACTTTCTCAGAGAGATATCCGAAATACCCAGGTTCCCGAGAAAACGGGTGAGGATACCTTTACCATAAAAGAAATCTGCCGGGGCCGGACTTTCAATCCAGTGAAGATCCCACATATCGCTGCATATCAACACACCCAGGTTTTGGTATTCACGGACTGTGGTTTCCGACGAGGAATCCTTTTCCATCACCCGCCCGATTTCAAAAAGGCGTACATGCTGCCGTTTCCGGAATACATTCAGTTTTAAATTGTGAAGAAGAGGCTGAATCAGGTCTGTCCGCAAATGATTCATATCCACTGAAAGAGGATTCATCAGGCTTACGGGGGTATATCCCCAGAGACCGGCTTCAGCCATATCACGGGAAACCAGGGAGTTGCTGATGGCTTCATGAAAGCCAAATCCCATAAAGATTTCACGAATTTTATTCAAAAAGGGATTGATCGAATCGACGGTTTCAGGCATGGAAAACTGGAGCCGTGCATTAGCCCGGATTTTGTTCAGTCCGTAAATCCGGACGATTTCCTCAATCAGATCTATTTCCCGTTTCAAATCCGGACGGAATGTAGGTGCAAGGACTGTAATGGATTTATCATCCATCGATTGAACAGCAATTTCCAGGGATTCAAAGATTCTCCGGCAGGTTTCCCGTGGGACATCCAGGGATGTGATTTTCTTCAGCCTGTCAAAATGCATGGTGATGAGAAGCGGCTCAATCTTCTCCGGATAGACATCAATCATCCCTTTTGCACAGTTCCCTCCTGCCAGTTCAAGGATCAGCGATGCCAGGCGATCCTGAGCATATACACAATTTGCATTGGGGTCCGTTCCCCTTTCAAAACGCTTGGATGAATCAGTGGAAAGCAGCTGCTGTTTAGAACCTTTACGGATCGTAGGCGGATCAAAATAGGCGCTTTCTATCAAAACATTCACCGTATCATCAGAAATTTCGGAATGGAGTCCTCCCATAATACCGGCCATGGCGACAGGTTTTTCCCCGTCACAAATCAATAAAACATTTTCTGAAAGGGTTCGTTTTTTGTGGTCCAGGGTTTCAAATGTCTCCCCTTCTTCCGCATAACGGACGACGATCCGGTGTTCAGCCAGTTTATCATAGTCAAAGGTATGGAGCGGGTGTCCCGTTTCATGCAAAACGTAGTTGGATGCATCCACCACATTGTTGACCGGCCGCAATCCAATCGCTTCGATGCGTTTCTTCAGCCAGTCCGGACTGGGTCCGATTTTAACATTCCGGATGACGCGGGCGGTATACCGTGGACAGCCGTCTGAAGCGGGTACATCCACCCGGGCCAGGGTATGTATCTCCGGTCCGGATTCCTGAAGTGTAATATCAGGAATTTTCAGGGTTTTACCGGTCAATGCAGCAATTTCACGAGCAACACCGATATGGGACATACAATCGGGGCGGTTTGCCGTTAAATCAATATCCAGAATCACTGTTTTGGGAAGGTAATCATTCAGGGATTTTCCAATCTCACAGGATTCATCAAGAACCATGATTCCCGAGTGATCCCCGGAAAGTCCCAGTTCATCTTCGGCACAAATCATCCCATTGGACGTTACACCCCTCAGCTTTGCTTTTTTCAGGGTGAATCCGGGGGCCAGGGTCGTCCCCACCGTTGCAACCGGGACTTTTTGTCCAGCAGCTACATTCGGGGCACCACACACAATTTGAACCGGTTTATCTTCACCGGTATTTACATAACAAACAGACAATTTATCGGCATTTGGGTGATTTTCTACGGACAGGACCTCTCCGACAATCACACCATCGGAAACATTCGGACCGGACGCTACAATGCGACATTCGAGTCCCGCCTCTGTTAACAGGTCACAGATTTCTTCAAGAGGTTTATCTATATTTACATAATCTTGAAGCCAGTTCAGATCAACTTTCACTGTAAAACTCCATATTCGGTATGTCGAATCAGAATTGCTTTAAAAATTCGACATCATTATCAAACAGCATACGAATATCATGGATATCCAGCTTTTGCATGACTGCGCGATCAACGCCCAGACCAAAAGCATACCCGGTTACCTCTTCCGGGTCGTAACCTACCGCCTTAAAAACATTGGGATCCACCATCCCGCATCCCAGAATTTCCAGCCAGCCTGTATTTTTACAAACACGGCATCCTTTCCCTTTACAGAGAAAGCAGGAAACGTCCACCTCGGCCGAAGGTTCGGTAAATGGGAAAAAACTGGTGCGGAATTTAATCCGGGCATCAGGACCGAAATACATTTTACTGAAAAGTTCCAAAGTTCCCCTCAGGTCAGCAAAGGTAACGTTTTTATCCACATAAAGGCCTTCGATTTGATGGAACATACAATAACTCCGGGCACTGATGGCTTCATTCCTGTAAACCCTTCCCGGAGCCACAATCCGGACCGGCGGTTTATGCTGAGTCATATAACGGGTCTGGACCGGGGACGTATGGGTCCTGAGCATAACCCCCTCATCTACATAAAAAGTATCCTGCATATCCCGGGCAGGATGATTAAGAGGCAGATTCAGGGATGAAAAATTGTACCAGTCTGTCTCCACTTCAGGACCATAGGCAATATCAAAGCCCAGTCGTGAAAAAATAGACAACATTTCGTCAATGGCCTGTGTTAAGGGGTGACGGGTACCTTTAAAAAAGGGAAAACCGGGAAGGGTATAATCTACATAATGCTCTTCATCCACCTTTTCCTGTAAAGTCTGATAGAGAAAATCCACCTGATTTTGAAGCTCATTTTTCAGGCTGTTCAAAGCCTGTCCGATAGCCTTCCGCTCCTGGGGTGCAACTTCCCCGATCCGGGAAAAGAGTTTGCTTACAATGCCTTTTCGCCCCAGATAAATGTTTTTCAGGTCTTCCCAGCTTTTTAAGTCACTAATACGTTCGAGATCAGTTTTAAACTGATCCCGAACATTATTGATTTTTTTCAGAAGTGTCATAAACGTGTTTTTCTACTTAAGTGATTCCACCAGCTTCTTGAAACTCTGAGGTTCACGAATTGCCATTTCGCTCAGTTGTTTCCGGTTGAGTTTGATGTTGTTTTCCTGCAGTTTGTGAATAAACACAGAGTAGGACATGTCGTACTGACGGACGGCGGCATTGATACGGGTAATCCACAGACGGCGGAAATCCCGTTTTTTACGCCGGCGGTCGCGATAGGCATACAACCAGCCCCGTTCGACGGCTTCTTTTGCAGTTTTATACAGACGGCTTCTGGCACCCCAGTAGCCTTTTGCCATTTTCAGTATTTTTTTATGGCGACGATGTCTTGGTACAGAACTATTTGCTCTTGGCATATTTCACCTCCTTTAAATTCCCAGCATCCGTTTTACCCGACGTTTTTCAGCACTTGAAACAACCGTGGGTTTTCTCAATGAGCGTTTACGCTTCGTGGTCTTGGATGTGAGAAGGTGACTGCCGTAAGCTTTCACGCGTTTGATTTTTCCGGTGCCTGTCACTTTAAAGCGTTTTGCGGCACCGCGATTTGTCTTCATTTTGGGCATTGAATGCGACTCCTTTCATTTGGCGACGAGATAAGCCGTTAAGAAACGGCCTTCCTGAGATGGTTCACTTTCCATGCGGGCAATATCCGACAATTGTTCGCTCACCACCTCAAGGACTTTGTGTCCATATTCTTTGTGAGCCATTTCCCGCCCCCGGAACATGACCGTTATTTTCACCTTGGATCCGTCTTCAATGAACTTGCGGATCTTTTTGGCTTTGGTCTCGATGTCGTGGACATCAATCCCGGGTCTGAACCGGATCTCTTTCATCTGTACGACGTGCTGTTTCTTCCGGTTTTCCTTCTCGTGCTTGTGCTGTTGATACTTATACTTTCCGAAGTCAAGTATCTTGCATACAGGGGGATTGGCATCCGGTGAGATTTCCACCAGGTCCAAATCTCTTTTTTCAGCTTCTCTGAGCGCCTCTTGTATGCTTACGATACCAATTTGATTGCCGTTTTCTCCAATGAGTCGGACTCTTGGAGCACGAATCTCCTGATTGATTCGTTGGCTGTCATCTTTTTTCGAAATAGTCTCTCCTTTGTTTCTGGTTAACAGGCGGACCCGAACCTATTCCGTATATTCAGGTCTTGATGCATCCTGCATCCTATCGATAAATTCATCGAAACGGAGCGATCCCTGGTCGCCTTTCCGGTGCTGCCGGATACTGATCAGGCGGTCTTCCACTTCTTTATCTCCAATTATACACATAAATGGGATTTTATTCAATTCCGCATCACGAATTTTTGCCCCAATTTTCTCCTGACGGTCATCAATTTCCACCCGAATTCCCTTTTCAAAGAGAGAATCGGCGATTTCGCGGACATATTCCAGGTGGCGATCCGCAATGGGCAGAAGTTTCACCTGGACGGGTGCCAGCCACATGGGAAAATGACCGGCAGTATCCTCAATGAGAATCCCGATGAAGCGTTCCAGGGATCCCATAATTGCCCGGTGGATCATAAAAGGCCGGTGTTTATTTCCGTCCGTGCCGGTGTATTCCATGTCAAATCGTTCCGGCTCGTTAAAATCAAACTGGATGGTGGTGCATTGCCACAGCCGGCCGATAGCATCCTTGATCTTGATATCAATTTTAGGACCATAAAAAGCGCCACCGCCCTCATCCACTTCAAAATCGACACCCTTTTTTTTCAGGGATGAGCTCAAGGATTCCTGGGCTTTTTCCCAGTCAGACGGATCGCCGACGGATTTTCCTTCAGGCCGGGTAGAGAGGTAAACTTTAAATTCCGTAAATCCAAAGGTTTTCAAATAATCAAAGGAAAACTGGATGAGTTTTTCCACTTCATAATTTAATTGATCCGGTGTACAGATGATATGGGCATCATCCTGAGTAAATCCACGGACCCGCATGAGTCCATGCAATACACCGGACATTTCATAGCGGTATACCGTCCCCAGCTCGGCATATCGAACAGGAAGATCCCGGTATGAATGCTGACGGCGCTTGTATATCATGATATGAAAGGGACAGTTCATAGGTTTTAAGTAATAATCCTGACCTTCCACCTCTATGGGACTGTACATGGAATCTTTATAAAAGCCCAGGTGTCCGGAGGTTTCCCAGAGCTCCGCCTTGCCGATATGGGGTGTCTGGACCAGTTCATAACCGGCTTTCCGGTGCTCTGCATGCCAGAAATCCTCAATAATTTTCCGGACTGTTGCCCCTTTGGGAAACCATAAAGTGAGTCCCTGCCCAATCCGGTCAGAAAAATCGAAAAGATCCAATTCCCTTCCAAGCTTCCGGTGATCCCGTTTTTTGGCTTCTTCCAGAAAATTCAGATACTTTTTGAGCCCTTTTTTATCGGAAAAGGCCGTCCCGTAGATCCGGGAAAGCATTTTATTCCGTTCATCACCACGCCAGTAGGCACCGGCCACATTTAAGAGTTTGAAGGCCGGAATTTTCCCTGTCGAGGGGATATGGGGGCCACGGCAAAGATCTGAAAATTCTCCCTGGGTATAGATGGACAACACCTCATCTTCCGGAATCTCACGAATAATCTCCACTTTGTAGGTCTCGCCCAGTTTTTCAAAGAAACGGATGGCTTCATCACGGGTGACTTCCCGGCGGGTAACCGGAAAATCTTCGGAAATGATTCTTTCCATTTCCTTTTCAATTTTGTCCAAATCATCTTCGGTAAAAGGGACCGGGGCATCAAAGTCGTAATAAAACCGGTTTTCGATAGCCGGTCCGATAGTGACTTTCACATCCTTGAAAAGTCGTTGAACCGCCTGAGCCATAATATGAGCCGTACTGTGGAGAAGGATATTGTGGGCTTCAGGAGATTTATAGGTAATCAGCAGTATTTCCGCATCATCCTGCAAAGGCCGCTTCAAATCAATCAGTTTACCGTTCACTTTTGCAGCAAGACAGTTCCTTGCGAGTCCTTCGCTGATTGATAAAGCCACATCGTAAGGGGTCGATCCTATGGGAAACTCCTGAATACTGCCGTCAGGAAGGGTAATCTTTATTGTTTCTGTCATTGTATTTCAGTTTTTCTCTCATCGTTGCGGTGTCAATTTTCAAACTTCGTATAATTTACATACCATCATGTGTTCATACAATTACTTTTGAAGGTTGAGACATTCAGAAGTTGAAAGGTTGAAGGTTTCATCGGTTTATAAGTAAGGGGGGGGTTGTATATTCATAAATTCTGTTGTTCCTATATAGGAAGATTCTTATGTGTACACACCCCCGGGGATAAAATAAATCCTACACTGGTAAAAATCAAGATTATATTATTTTTAATATATCATGCTTCCTCGCCCCATATCTCCCCCGATTGAAGTCTGGAACTGTAGAGAAAGCATAGCTTGTATGTATAAATCATTGCTCTTCCCCAATACCAAAATCATCACTCAAAATAATAATGTATTCCACCCTGAGGTATGTACATGATAATTTCAAATTCCGAATCTCCACTGATAGAAAGAGTGAGAGGCCATTCCAGAGCCACATGGATATTTTTGGTGATATTGTATTCAAAGCCAAATCCGGCACCGGCATTTACCCGTATATCGTTGTCCCATGTAGATTCTTCCTCAGAAATATACTGGCCGTTTTGGTGTTTTCGGCTGACTTCTTCTTCAGCCTCAATATAAATGGCTGATCCATACAAAAGATAGAGCGTGGATTTCTTTGCTTTACGGAGTGTTTTATAAAAATTGATACCGATATTTCCATTGACGTACATATTCGAGGCATACTCCGTGACAACGTAATCGAAGTGAAACAATTCATCTTCAGCTGTAAGTTCTCCATGCTGGTTCCAACCCACGAGTCCGCTATTGATCTGATAACCGCTTTTCTCATCAATCTTGCGGTACGAAAAGCCAGAACCACTAATCAGTCCGCCGCCAAATCCAATAGCTTTGGTAAGATTCATTCCTTCCTGTGCCCAAGCCACTGAAGTAAAAAAAATAAGACTTAATACAATACTTTTCCTTTTCATATCATCCCTCCTGTTATCATGATTCAATATCAATGTACAGTTTTTCAGGCAAATATTTCAAATTTTTTATCATGAATTGATGACATTGTCTTTTACAATAATGATTTACCTTACTCGAGGACAAATAAAGCAATATATTCTCAATATTTCATATTTATATTTAATACCACCTTATCTTCTGTAATTTTCTCTGTTATGATGTTCCCCGGGAAATGGGGCGGCAGAGTGACGAGGAGAGGAGACAGTGAGACCATAACAAAAATCCATGATTTCGTGAACTTTTGAACCTGTAAAGCCATAAACTTCTAACCACTCAAAGCGGACTTTCTACAAAAAAAGTGGACAGATAGATAAGCTTAAAGCAGCATGGTTTGTTCTAACTTCCGCTTTTCTGCAATGTAACACTCAACGGCCTGTCCAAAAAAATATTGAAAGACCAGTCGTATTGAGGAGTTCCATTCTCAACTCTCTTCAAGTAAAAAATCCGGATTAAAGGAAATAGCCACCAGATGGCTGTTTCCCAAGAGCTCATGGCTGTGCATCCTGAAGGCATATTCCAGTGTCAAAGCGTCGAGGGATATGGCTGTAAAGAGAGAAAAGACATTTCGAGAATCGTAAGCCGTGCCCAGAAAGAGGAGATTGCGGTAATCTATCAGCAGTCCGGGACGGAGATTCAGATTTCCCAGGGCATCAAAGTTTATCCCTTCCTCCCGTTGATATCCCGGTGTATACCGCAGTGTAAGCCCCGGATTCAACAGAAAAGGTCCGGTTGTCAGCGGCATACTCCAGGCGCTTTCAAGATAGGGTGTATAAAGCTGTACCGAACCATCTGAAAATGCCGTCACACCTGTGGGAAGTTGCCTGACGGCATATAAACTATGAAGTCTGTCCCCTTTTTTATAGGCATAAAGATCAAAAGCCAGTCCAAATCCGTTTTCGGCAATGAGATTCATCATGATGGCCTGGATTGTCATCCCGGTTTCAAATCCGCCGATTTCCCTTAAAGCAGTCCCAAGGGCAAGGGTGGTAATGCCCGATGAGTGATAAGAAACCTGATTATAATCCAATCGCTCTCCCAAATCCAGCAGACCGTTTCCCTCTCCTTCATCCCCGGTTCCGGGCATTCCGTCACTTCCCCAATCCAGCAAGGCATTCCGCGTATCGGGAATATGGTCCACTCCCACACGGGATATCATAAATCCCGCCGGTTTATCCTTAAAAAAGGTGAATGCATACGCTCCACTGGATGCTGTCACAAGCTGATTATAAAGCAGGGAATGAAAAAGAAACAACTGGTGGTTGTTATCCGACTCCAGTGCCAGGGGATTGTACCGCACGTTGTCACTTCCGGCATGATAAAGTCCCCACAACTGTCCAAACACACTGCCTCCCGGTCCGCCGGTGAGTTCCAGATGTTCATTCCCGTAGGATCGAAAGGGGGATTTCCCGGACAATGAGCTTACCACGAGGAGCAGCCCGGCAAAGATGGAAAGGGTTTTAGAGTTTTTTCTTAAGTTCATTGAGTTTTTGCAGTGCTTCCAAAGGTGTCATTTCTTCAATTTTAATGGTTTTAACTTCCTTGAGGACCTCATGTTCCTCCGCTTCAAAAATACTGAGCTGAATGGCCTGTTCTGCGCCTTTGATCGAGGGTTTCACCATCCTTTGGCCGTTCGGGAGTGTGTGATCACTGCCTGAAAGTCCATAGAGGATATCTTTTGCCCGGTTCACCACCTCAAGGGGAATGCCCGCCATCCGGGCTACATGGATGCCGTAGGATTTATCGGCGCCCCCGGGAATAATTTTCCGGAGAAAAACAACCTGATCCCCGTATTCCCGGACCGCCACATTATAATTTTTCAGCCGTTCCAGGATTTTCTCCAGTTCCGTCAGTTCGTGGTAGTGTGTCGCAAAGAGGGTCCGTGCTGCCACATCCGGCGAATTGTGGAGATATTCCACTACCGCCCAGGCAATGGAGAGTCCGTCGTAGGTACTTGTCCCTCGTCCGATTTCATCCAGGAGGATCAGACTCCGCCGCGTGGCCGTATTGAGAATGTTGGCTGTTTCGATCATTTCCGTAAGGAAGGTGCTTTCGCCAAAGGCCAGGTTATCGCTGGCTCCCACACGGGTAAATATCTTATCCACCAGACCGATGCGGGCACTCACGGCCGGCACATAGGATCCGATATGGGCCATGAGGACAATAAGGCCGATTTGTCTCAGATAAGTGGATTTTCCGGCCATATTGGGACCGGTAATGATGAGGATTTGATCGGTTTCCGTATCGGTGTATACATCATTCGGGATAAAAGATTCCCCCGGAGGCAGCAGGGATTGCACCACAGGGTGGGTACCCCCTTTGATTTCGAGGGATGTCTCTTCGGTTACTTCGGGACGGACCCATTGGTACCGGGATGCCAGTTCGGCAAAACAGGCCAGCACATCCAGCTCCGCCACAATCCGGGCATTGGTTTGTATTAATTCAATGGACCGCATCAGGTCATCGGCAAATTCCCTGAAAAGGCGGGATTCCAATTCCAGAAGTTTTTCCTCTGCCGTAAGGATTTTCTCCTCGTATT includes:
- a CDS encoding rhodanese-like domain-containing protein — its product is MPDRIKSFPVIHGQKLHEIFQNTPEDLFILDLRSPGRYIEGHIPGAHSLPFSQLEKKAHTIPKHKIVVVYCQNGLKSSLAVDLLKKKGIPHVFSLGSLKHWEYELIPS
- the folD gene encoding bifunctional methylenetetrahydrofolate dehydrogenase/methenyltetrahydrofolate cyclohydrolase FolD; translation: MKAMLLNGKDVAKSVRESVKQEVEALKKENIYPGLAVVLVGEDPASKVYVRNKGRTCEKLGIFSETITLPEDVSQRELNTIIDKLNHDLKFHGILVQMPLPKQLNASEIIHRIRPEKDVDGFHPENVGRLILDEEGFQPCTPAGIMEILRYYKISLEGKHAVVVGRSNIVGKPMLNMLYQKKKHANATATICHTRTQDMGSITRMADVLIVAAGVPEFITGDMIKPGAVVIDVGMNRVDDPSTEKGYRLTGDVKFDEAAEIASAITPVPGGVGPMTIAMLMVNTVKAAKFQNR
- the rny gene encoding ribonuclease Y, which gives rise to MLNIIICSTVSFLVGFLIYWLYVRIKLGGLKNHIQDMLENARKEGESIKKERILEAKDEALRIKQNAEEEYKQKLKDVREAEKEILKKESNLERRSDFLDQRYDNIQKQEDELRKKDKKLEQRAEEIENLIRLQQAKLEEIGGLSADEAKEILMNSMIEKARMDAQVKVKEIREQALLNANKEAKKIIIEAIQRSAADHTAETTVTVVNLPNEQMKGRVIGREGRNIRHFESLTGVELIVDDTPEAVVLSGFDPIRRETARIALEKLIQDGRIHPARIEEMIEKATKEIEESIIQAAQDALMELELPPLNPEMMHFIGRLKYRTSYGQNVLKHSIEVGWLAGLMAVELGFDGTLAKRAGFLHDLGKAYDRNVEGTHALIGGEIARRNGENQIVVNAIESHHDEVEKIHPISALVQAADAISGSRRGARGQTLESYIHRMEKLEEISNGFSGVSKTYAIQAGREVRVMVEQSSVDDRDADLLADDIAGKIQNEMTYPGQIKVTVIREHRSVSYAK
- the zapA gene encoding cell division protein ZapA — translated: MSVENEEKSVVLKIYGQDYPVRGKVDVEQLKRIAALVNDRMHEVGANMSSSAAVHKIAVLAAMNIAGEYLEYRDEHESLLDSVEQKSRELILMIDRSLSET
- the pheS gene encoding phenylalanine--tRNA ligase subunit alpha, whose amino-acid sequence is MTLLKKINNVRDQFKTDLERISDLKSWEDLKNIYLGRKGIVSKLFSRIGEVAPQERKAIGQALNSLKNELQNQVDFLYQTLQEKVDEEHYVDYTLPGFPFFKGTRHPLTQAIDEMLSIFSRLGFDIAYGPEVETDWYNFSSLNLPLNHPARDMQDTFYVDEGVMLRTHTSPVQTRYMTQHKPPVRIVAPGRVYRNEAISARSYCMFHQIEGLYVDKNVTFADLRGTLELFSKMYFGPDARIKFRTSFFPFTEPSAEVDVSCFLCKGKGCRVCKNTGWLEILGCGMVDPNVFKAVGYDPEEVTGYAFGLGVDRAVMQKLDIHDIRMLFDNDVEFLKQF
- a CDS encoding phenylalanine--tRNA ligase subunit beta, with product MKVDLNWLQDYVNIDKPLEEICDLLTEAGLECRIVASGPNVSDGVIVGEVLSVENHPNADKLSVCYVNTGEDKPVQIVCGAPNVAAGQKVPVATVGTTLAPGFTLKKAKLRGVTSNGMICAEDELGLSGDHSGIMVLDESCEIGKSLNDYLPKTVILDIDLTANRPDCMSHIGVAREIAALTGKTLKIPDITLQESGPEIHTLARVDVPASDGCPRYTARVIRNVKIGPSPDWLKKRIEAIGLRPVNNVVDASNYVLHETGHPLHTFDYDKLAEHRIVVRYAEEGETFETLDHKKRTLSENVLLICDGEKPVAMAGIMGGLHSEISDDTVNVLIESAYFDPPTIRKGSKQQLLSTDSSKRFERGTDPNANCVYAQDRLASLILELAGGNCAKGMIDVYPEKIEPLLITMHFDRLKKITSLDVPRETCRRIFESLEIAVQSMDDKSITVLAPTFRPDLKREIDLIEEIVRIYGLNKIRANARLQFSMPETVDSINPFLNKIREIFMGFGFHEAISNSLVSRDMAEAGLWGYTPVSLMNPLSVDMNHLRTDLIQPLLHNLKLNVFRKRQHVRLFEIGRVMEKDSSSETTVREYQNLGVLICSDMWDLHWIESPAPADFFYGKGILTRFLGNLGISDISLRKSDFDTDRYRILMDIYSGKTRIGIIGEYNPEFLNKYPLEYPVVILELKLDEIFELRKEVFKYKPVSPYPSMTRDISIVVDKNMESETLMKEIHQKGSKFLKDVVVYDQFMDDQKLTPGKKALSYRLWFQSDERTLEDQDVDRIMEKIFNILIRKYGAQLR